The Bradyrhizobium sp. WBAH42 genome includes a window with the following:
- a CDS encoding cold-shock protein has protein sequence MRTGTVVWYNAEEGWGFIRPDDGDREDLFVHISDLRDCAGADLVSGTRVTFEIRFNKHRPKYRAVQVRLID, from the coding sequence ATGCGCACTGGAACGGTGGTGTGGTACAACGCTGAAGAGGGCTGGGGGTTCATTCGCCCTGACGATGGCGACCGAGAGGATTTGTTCGTGCACATATCGGACCTTCGCGACTGCGCAGGGGCTGATCTGGTGTCGGGCACGCGCGTGACTTTCGAAATTCGCTTCAATAAACACCGCCCGAAGTACAGAGCCGTCCAGGTCAGGCTGATCGATTGA
- a CDS encoding oleate hydratase, with product MADRITILEWLNLPGGALDGSWDPERGFVIRGDPEMEEHFECVWDLFRSVLLAEILGRTAMEAGAFHSCR from the coding sequence GTGGCCGACCGGATTACCATTCTCGAGTGGCTGAACCTTCCAGGTGGGGCGTTGGACGGTAGTTGGGACCCGGAAAGAGGGTTCGTCATCCGAGGTGATCCAGAGATGGAGGAACATTTCGAGTGCGTCTGGGATCTGTTCCGTTCGGTTCTACTGGCTGAAATACTCGGTCGGACGGCGATGGAAGCTGGGGCTTTCCACTCCTGCCGCTGA
- a CDS encoding helix-turn-helix domain-containing protein produces MGRCYGQLSLEQRVRYTAGGISQNQIAAALGRSPPMISRELRRNSKRRKALAGGYEPIRAHQLAGDGGSKGMAQPAWQHSGGFSPEHRVRITTKQFA; encoded by the coding sequence ATGGGACGATGTTATGGCCAGCTCAGCCTTGAGCAGCGCGTGAGATATACCGCAGGCGGTATATCTCAAAACCAAATTGCGGCGGCCCTGGGCCGGTCGCCACCCATGATCAGTCGGGAACTTAGGCGCAATTCCAAGCGAAGGAAAGCTTTGGCTGGCGGCTACGAACCGATCCGCGCCCACCAGTTGGCCGGCGACGGCGGTTCCAAGGGGATGGCACAACCTGCTTGGCAGCACAGTGGAGGGTTTTCCCCAGAGCATCGTGTCCGGATTACAACTAAACAATTCGCCTGA
- a CDS encoding N-acetyltransferase has product MADSLRPEITDDMVQLRLQMAAHHPPKPHWYLPFIAADPNWVGRGLGTLLMKHALKRCDSEGGDADLESSNPENVAFYQHHGFEVIGEIQHGGSPRLTPMLRTAH; this is encoded by the coding sequence ATGGCTGACTCCCTGCGCCCGGAGATTACCGACGATATGGTGCAGCTACGGCTGCAAATGGCCGCACATCATCCTCCCAAGCCACATTGGTATTTGCCATTCATTGCCGCCGATCCGAACTGGGTTGGACGGGGACTTGGCACATTGCTGATGAAACATGCCCTCAAACGATGTGATTCGGAGGGCGGCGACGCCGATCTCGAAAGCTCAAATCCGGAAAATGTTGCCTTCTACCAGCATCATGGTTTCGAGGTCATCGGTGAGATACAGCATGGTGGTTCGCCGCGGCTAACTCCAATGTTGCGGACAGCCCATTGA
- a CDS encoding glucose 1-dehydrogenase, which produces MGRLSERVILVTGGARGMGAAHARLLVAEGAKVVITDILRKEGEAFAAGLGTSAIYVRQDVAQPEEWCRAIAAAESKFGALHGLVNNAGIASIAPIEQFPLEQWTKTLAVNLTGVFLGMQTALPAMRRAGGGSIVNISSVEGLRGSAGLHAYVASKFGVRGITKSAALEAAASGVRINSVHPGLINTWMTKDFDSSSFPIPLGRAAEPPEVSQAVLFLLSDESSYLTGSEIVVDGGLTIGIPYKCQAPESIF; this is translated from the coding sequence ATGGGACGTCTCAGCGAAAGAGTCATTCTGGTCACCGGCGGGGCTCGAGGGATGGGGGCCGCTCATGCGCGCCTGCTGGTAGCGGAGGGAGCTAAAGTCGTGATCACCGATATTCTTCGTAAAGAAGGAGAGGCTTTCGCGGCCGGCCTTGGCACATCCGCGATCTATGTGCGTCAAGACGTCGCTCAGCCAGAGGAATGGTGCCGAGCGATCGCGGCTGCGGAGAGCAAGTTTGGCGCGCTGCATGGCCTCGTCAACAATGCTGGCATAGCCAGTATTGCTCCTATCGAGCAGTTTCCACTCGAGCAGTGGACGAAGACCCTTGCTGTCAATCTCACCGGTGTATTTTTGGGAATGCAGACTGCCCTGCCCGCCATGCGCCGCGCGGGCGGAGGCTCGATCGTCAACATCTCGTCGGTCGAGGGGCTGAGGGGTAGTGCAGGGCTTCACGCCTACGTTGCTTCCAAGTTCGGTGTGCGGGGCATAACCAAGTCCGCTGCTTTGGAGGCCGCTGCGTCTGGGGTTCGGATAAACTCAGTCCATCCGGGGTTAATCAACACTTGGATGACAAAGGACTTCGATTCTTCCAGTTTTCCAATTCCGCTTGGGCGGGCAGCCGAGCCGCCGGAAGTGTCGCAGGCAGTTTTGTTCCTGCTCAGTGACGAGTCCTCTTATCTTACGGGCTCCGAAATCGTCGTCGATGGCGGTCTGACGATCGGCATCCCGTACAAGTGTCAGGCGCCCGAAAGCATCTTCTGA
- a CDS encoding cytochrome-c peroxidase — protein sequence MRKVSITTVLMLVSCNAIANDDLMMTARQIFKPIPSAIPALKDNPVTTEKAELGKMLFFDPRLSASGIISCNTCHNLGTGGVDAGPTSVGHGWQRGARRAPTVYNSVFNVAQFWDGRAPDLKAQAKGPIQASAEMNATADHVTTTLNSMEDYVGRFKQAFPLDTPPVTFDNFAKALEAFEATLTTPAAPFDRYLNGDGNALDGNQKTGLRLFMDKGCASCHNGINIGGQEFFPFGVIERPDSKLLPAADQGRFAVTKAFSDRYVFRAAPLRNVALRAPYFHSGQVWTLQEAVGIMSEVQLGAELTEKETNDIVAFLNSLSGRLPKIEYPILPTRTKETPPPSLDR from the coding sequence ATGCGCAAGGTATCGATTACTACCGTTCTGATGCTCGTCTCATGCAATGCTATCGCAAACGACGATTTGATGATGACAGCCAGACAGATCTTCAAACCGATCCCTTCTGCTATCCCCGCCCTAAAGGACAATCCCGTGACGACCGAGAAAGCGGAGCTCGGGAAGATGCTCTTCTTCGACCCTCGTCTGTCGGCGAGTGGGATCATTAGCTGCAATACGTGCCACAATCTTGGAACCGGCGGCGTCGACGCGGGTCCAACGTCAGTTGGTCACGGTTGGCAACGGGGAGCGCGGCGGGCGCCAACTGTCTACAATTCAGTGTTCAATGTCGCGCAATTCTGGGACGGACGCGCGCCGGATCTTAAGGCACAAGCCAAGGGGCCCATTCAGGCGAGCGCCGAAATGAATGCGACTGCGGATCACGTAACGACCACACTGAATTCGATGGAAGATTATGTTGGCAGGTTCAAGCAAGCATTCCCGCTTGATACACCGCCGGTCACCTTCGACAATTTCGCGAAAGCGCTCGAGGCTTTCGAAGCGACGCTCACGACACCAGCAGCTCCGTTCGACCGATACCTGAACGGCGATGGCAACGCGCTGGATGGCAACCAAAAGACGGGATTGCGGCTGTTCATGGACAAAGGCTGCGCCTCCTGCCATAACGGAATCAATATTGGTGGGCAGGAGTTTTTCCCGTTCGGCGTGATTGAAAGACCAGACAGCAAACTCCTTCCCGCAGCCGACCAGGGGCGTTTCGCGGTCACGAAGGCCTTCAGCGACCGATACGTATTCCGCGCCGCCCCTTTGCGCAACGTAGCCTTGCGAGCTCCCTACTTCCATTCGGGGCAGGTTTGGACGCTCCAGGAAGCCGTCGGCATTATGAGTGAGGTCCAGCTCGGCGCCGAGCTCACCGAGAAGGAGACGAACGATATCGTTGCGTTTCTTAATTCACTGAGCGGCCGTTTACCCAAGATCGAATATCCGATACTGCCAACGCGCACAAAGGAGACGCCGCCACCGTCCTTAGACAGATAG